The following proteins are co-located in the Gossypium hirsutum isolate 1008001.06 chromosome A02, Gossypium_hirsutum_v2.1, whole genome shotgun sequence genome:
- the LOC107944368 gene encoding uncharacterized protein, which produces MYFYYDEIVTIFPACERFILLRTNPKKMRDYSILLYHCGLYEQALKFLKLYQDMKSSSAQNPSTDPVSNPEEDAVKKLIVRLNLIAMEEGWTRPWYVRNYLGNNSEPW; this is translated from the exons ATGTACTTCTATTATGATGAAATTGTTACCATATTTCCAGCATGTGAACGCTTTATTCTTCTAAGAACCAATCCGAAGAAAATGAGAGATTATAGCATTCTCCTCTATCATTGTGGATTGTACGAGCAGGCTCTGAAATTTCTCAAATTGTATCAAGACAtgaag AGTTCTTCCGCACAAAATCCGTCAACAGATCCAGTTAGCAACCCAGAAgaagatgctgtgaagaaattgATTGTACGTCTCAATCTCATTGCAATGGAGGAAGGTTGGACCCGGCCATGGTATGTCAGAAATTATCTTGGCAATAACTCTGAGCCATGGTAA
- the LOC121203141 gene encoding cellulose synthase A catalytic subunit 7 [UDP-forming] isoform X2, whose protein sequence is MEAPPPYNLCNPNKKSAIINRSYALLHSIAITSLIFYRLSSFFHSTPSLPLLLAFTSELILSVLWLLSQAFLWRPFTRQTFPERLLQDKNDDELPAIDVFICTADPETEPPLEVMNTVLSAMAMDYPAEKLSVYVSDDGGCGLTLYAMKEAWEFSRYWVPFCTRFGIKTRCPKLYFSRFDDEFLGQGYEAEKEKIKVQEAESNGKMLEEFNTKNHPAHVEVMQDESHNANGTNQVKMPRLVYVSREKNPSYHHHFKAGALNVLFRVSNMISNSPYILVLDCDMRCNDPTSAKQAMCFHIDPKINSNLAFVQFPQKFHNLSKMDIYDGQLRSTFLVKWPGMDGLQGPMLSGSGFYMKRKALYRDIVQEDTDFTQLKQYLGPSNELVKSLKSAKYNTDVTSRLLEETRFLASCKYEEGTQWGKQVGFLYMSLLEDYFTGFNLHCEGWKSIFYNPSSPAFLGTATTKLNDTLLQGSRWNCGALQVTFSRFSPLIYGLKSRMSLLQRMCYVYLSLQPFYFFPIWCLATIPQLCLLHGIPLYPKVSNSWFMVFSYIFIMSQLKHLEEVLSTGDPIRTWWNEQRIWMMKAIISYTIGMLNAVLKLLGLKEANFVPTNKVADDEQITFYQNGLFNFQASTVVLTPLITLVTLNMICFAAGATRTIVDGSFNAMFGQIFLSFYVLMVQYPLIDGMIFRKDKGRVPTSVTLLSLAISASFLCFGSLIIKS, encoded by the exons ATGGAGGCTCCTCCGCCCTACAATCTCTGCAACCCCAACAAAAAATCCGCCATTATCAACCGCTCTTACGCCCTCCTCCATTCCATAGCCATAACTTCCCTGATTTTCTACAGACTGtcttctttcttccattcaaCACCTTCCCTCCCTCTCCTTCTAGCCTTCACCTCCGAGCTAATTCTCTCTGTACTTTGGCTGCTCAGCCAAGCTTTTCTATGGCGACCCTTCACTCGCCAAACGTTCCCCGAAAGGTTACTGCAAGACAAAAACGATGATGAACTACCGGCAATCGATGTGTTCATATGCACCGCAGACCCGGAGACGGAGCCGCCATTGGAGGTGATGAACACGGTTTTGTCGGCAATGGCGATGGATTACCCGGCGGAGAAGCTATCGGTTTATGTTTCGGATGATGGAGGTTGTGGTTTAACTTTGTATGCAATGAAAGAGGCTTGGGAATTTAGTAGGTATTGGGTTCCATTTTGTACGAGGTTTGGGATAAAAACCAGATGCCCCAAGCTTTATTTTTCGaggtttgatgatgaatttttgGGACAAGGTTACGAAGCAGAAAAGGAGAAAATCAAG GTGCAAGAAGCAGAAAGCAATGGTAAGATGCTTGAGGAATTCAATACTAAAAATCATCCTGCACATGTTGAG GTGATGCAAGATGAATCCCATAATGCAAACGGCACAAACCAAGTCAAGATGCCACGTCTCGTCTACGTTTCTCGTGAGAAAAACCCTTCATATCATCACCATTTCAAAGCTGGAGCACTCAATGTTCTT TTCAGGGTCTCCAACATGATAAGCAACTCCCCTTACATATTGGTTCTAGACTGCGACATGCGATGCAATGACCCGACATCTGCTAAACAAGCAATGTGTTTCCATATAGATCCTAAAATCAATTCCAATCTAGCTTTCGTTCAGTTCCCTCAAAAGTTTCACAATCTCAGTAAGATGGATATCTATGATGGTCAATTAAGATCAACATTCTTG GTGAAGTGGCCTGGTATGGATGGATTGCAGGGACCAATGTTATCTGGAAGTGGTTTTTATATGAAACGAAAGGCATTATATAGAGATATAGTACAAGAAG ATACCGATTTCACTCAGTTAAAACAATATCTCGGTCCATCAAACGAGTTAGTGAAATCGCTTAAATCGGCCAAGTACAACACAGATGTCACCAGCAGATTGCTTGAAGAAACCAGATTTTTAGCCTCCTGCAAATACGAGGAAGGAACTCAGTGGGGAAAGCAG GTCGGGTTCTTGTATATGTCGCTGCTAGAAGATTATTTTACAGGGTTTAATTTGCACTGTGAAGGGTGGAAATCTATATTTTATAATCCCTCAAGTCCAGCATTTCTAGGCACAGCTACAACAAAGTTGAATGACACATTATTACAAGGTTCAAGATGGAACTGTGGAGCTCTCCAAGTTACATTCTCAAGGTTTTCTCCTCTAATTTATGGGTTAAAATCAAGGATGTCTTTGCTTCAAAGAATGTGCTATGTTTACCTCTCATTGCAGCCCTTCTACTTCTTTCCTATCTGGTGTTTAGCTACTATTCCTCAACTTTGCCTATTACATGGCATTCCACTATACCCCAAG GTTTCGAATTCATGGTTTATGGTGTtttcatacattttcataatGTCACAATTGAAACATTTAGAGGAAGTTCTATCAACGGGCGATCCAATAAGAACATGGTGGAATGAACAAAGGATTTGGATGATGAAGGCAATTATATCATACACCATCGGCATGTTGAATGCTGTTTTGAAGCTTTTAGGATTGAAAGAAGCTAATTTCGTCCCAACAAATAAAGTTGCCGATGATGAACAAATCACATTCTACCAAAATGGGTTATTCAATTTCCAAGCATCGACTGTCGTTCTTACCCCACTGATTACGTTGGTTACCTTGAACATGATTTGTTTCGCCGCCGGGGCCACCAGAACAATCGTCGACGGAAGTTTCAACGCGATGTTCGGACAAATTTTCCTCTCGTTTTATGTCCTAATGGTGCAATATCCTTTGATCGATGGAATGATTTTTAGGAAGGACAAAGGACGGGTTCCGACTTCAGTTACCCTATTATCTCTTGCTATTTCGGCTTCATTTTTGTGCTTTGGATCCCTAATTATCAAGTCTTAG
- the LOC121203141 gene encoding cellulose synthase-like protein G2 isoform X1, with protein MEAPPPYNLCNPNKKSAIINRSYALLHSIAITSLIFYRLSSFFHSTPSLPLLLAFTSELILSVLWLLSQAFLWRPFTRQTFPERLLQDKNDDELPAIDVFICTADPETEPPLEVMNTVLSAMAMDYPAEKLSVYVSDDGGCGLTLYAMKEAWEFSRYWVPFCTRFGIKTRCPKLYFSRFDDEFLGQGYEAEKEKIKLKYKLMEKQVQEAESNGKMLEEFNTKNHPAHVEVMQDESHNANGTNQVKMPRLVYVSREKNPSYHHHFKAGALNVLFRVSNMISNSPYILVLDCDMRCNDPTSAKQAMCFHIDPKINSNLAFVQFPQKFHNLSKMDIYDGQLRSTFLVKWPGMDGLQGPMLSGSGFYMKRKALYRDIVQEDTDFTQLKQYLGPSNELVKSLKSAKYNTDVTSRLLEETRFLASCKYEEGTQWGKQVGFLYMSLLEDYFTGFNLHCEGWKSIFYNPSSPAFLGTATTKLNDTLLQGSRWNCGALQVTFSRFSPLIYGLKSRMSLLQRMCYVYLSLQPFYFFPIWCLATIPQLCLLHGIPLYPKVSNSWFMVFSYIFIMSQLKHLEEVLSTGDPIRTWWNEQRIWMMKAIISYTIGMLNAVLKLLGLKEANFVPTNKVADDEQITFYQNGLFNFQASTVVLTPLITLVTLNMICFAAGATRTIVDGSFNAMFGQIFLSFYVLMVQYPLIDGMIFRKDKGRVPTSVTLLSLAISASFLCFGSLIIKS; from the exons ATGGAGGCTCCTCCGCCCTACAATCTCTGCAACCCCAACAAAAAATCCGCCATTATCAACCGCTCTTACGCCCTCCTCCATTCCATAGCCATAACTTCCCTGATTTTCTACAGACTGtcttctttcttccattcaaCACCTTCCCTCCCTCTCCTTCTAGCCTTCACCTCCGAGCTAATTCTCTCTGTACTTTGGCTGCTCAGCCAAGCTTTTCTATGGCGACCCTTCACTCGCCAAACGTTCCCCGAAAGGTTACTGCAAGACAAAAACGATGATGAACTACCGGCAATCGATGTGTTCATATGCACCGCAGACCCGGAGACGGAGCCGCCATTGGAGGTGATGAACACGGTTTTGTCGGCAATGGCGATGGATTACCCGGCGGAGAAGCTATCGGTTTATGTTTCGGATGATGGAGGTTGTGGTTTAACTTTGTATGCAATGAAAGAGGCTTGGGAATTTAGTAGGTATTGGGTTCCATTTTGTACGAGGTTTGGGATAAAAACCAGATGCCCCAAGCTTTATTTTTCGaggtttgatgatgaatttttgGGACAAGGTTACGAAGCAGAAAAGGAGAAAATCAAG CTAAAATACAAATTGATGGAAAAGCAGGTGCAAGAAGCAGAAAGCAATGGTAAGATGCTTGAGGAATTCAATACTAAAAATCATCCTGCACATGTTGAG GTGATGCAAGATGAATCCCATAATGCAAACGGCACAAACCAAGTCAAGATGCCACGTCTCGTCTACGTTTCTCGTGAGAAAAACCCTTCATATCATCACCATTTCAAAGCTGGAGCACTCAATGTTCTT TTCAGGGTCTCCAACATGATAAGCAACTCCCCTTACATATTGGTTCTAGACTGCGACATGCGATGCAATGACCCGACATCTGCTAAACAAGCAATGTGTTTCCATATAGATCCTAAAATCAATTCCAATCTAGCTTTCGTTCAGTTCCCTCAAAAGTTTCACAATCTCAGTAAGATGGATATCTATGATGGTCAATTAAGATCAACATTCTTG GTGAAGTGGCCTGGTATGGATGGATTGCAGGGACCAATGTTATCTGGAAGTGGTTTTTATATGAAACGAAAGGCATTATATAGAGATATAGTACAAGAAG ATACCGATTTCACTCAGTTAAAACAATATCTCGGTCCATCAAACGAGTTAGTGAAATCGCTTAAATCGGCCAAGTACAACACAGATGTCACCAGCAGATTGCTTGAAGAAACCAGATTTTTAGCCTCCTGCAAATACGAGGAAGGAACTCAGTGGGGAAAGCAG GTCGGGTTCTTGTATATGTCGCTGCTAGAAGATTATTTTACAGGGTTTAATTTGCACTGTGAAGGGTGGAAATCTATATTTTATAATCCCTCAAGTCCAGCATTTCTAGGCACAGCTACAACAAAGTTGAATGACACATTATTACAAGGTTCAAGATGGAACTGTGGAGCTCTCCAAGTTACATTCTCAAGGTTTTCTCCTCTAATTTATGGGTTAAAATCAAGGATGTCTTTGCTTCAAAGAATGTGCTATGTTTACCTCTCATTGCAGCCCTTCTACTTCTTTCCTATCTGGTGTTTAGCTACTATTCCTCAACTTTGCCTATTACATGGCATTCCACTATACCCCAAG GTTTCGAATTCATGGTTTATGGTGTtttcatacattttcataatGTCACAATTGAAACATTTAGAGGAAGTTCTATCAACGGGCGATCCAATAAGAACATGGTGGAATGAACAAAGGATTTGGATGATGAAGGCAATTATATCATACACCATCGGCATGTTGAATGCTGTTTTGAAGCTTTTAGGATTGAAAGAAGCTAATTTCGTCCCAACAAATAAAGTTGCCGATGATGAACAAATCACATTCTACCAAAATGGGTTATTCAATTTCCAAGCATCGACTGTCGTTCTTACCCCACTGATTACGTTGGTTACCTTGAACATGATTTGTTTCGCCGCCGGGGCCACCAGAACAATCGTCGACGGAAGTTTCAACGCGATGTTCGGACAAATTTTCCTCTCGTTTTATGTCCTAATGGTGCAATATCCTTTGATCGATGGAATGATTTTTAGGAAGGACAAAGGACGGGTTCCGACTTCAGTTACCCTATTATCTCTTGCTATTTCGGCTTCATTTTTGTGCTTTGGATCCCTAATTATCAAGTCTTAG
- the LOC107927667 gene encoding transcriptional regulator SUPERMAN: MATNQGFEEDYLSGFSWPPRSYTCSFCERGFRSAQALGGHMNVHRRDKARLRQLPPPMDHHVSSPLPCEMKKWLVNETVVDSTDSTSMKGAKPLSGVKEFKDYGCKNKFMKKKKNNVSLDLDLDLEIGVVSDSKEDLDLELRLGYS, encoded by the exons ATGGCCACGAATCAAGGTTTTGAAGAAGATTATCTATCTGGGTTTTCATGGCCGCCAAGATCTTACACTTGCAGCTTCTGCGAGAGAGGATTTAGATCAGCTCAAGCTCTGGGTGGTCACATGAATGTTCACAGGAGAGATAAAGCCAGGCTACGACAATTACCTCCTCCAATGGATCATCATG tTTCTTCTCCATTACCTTGTGAAATGAAGAAATGGCTAGTTAACGAAACCGTCGTAGATAGCACGGATTCAACGAGCATGAAGGGTGCAAAACCATTGTCTGGAGTGAAAGAATTCAAAGATTATGGATGTAAAAATAAGTtcatgaagaagaaaaaaaataatgtgaGTTTGGACTTGGATTTAGACTTAGAGATAGGTGTGGTTAGTGATTCCAAGGAAGATTTGGATTTGGAACTTCGATTGGGATACTcttaa